From Quercus lobata isolate SW786 chromosome 1, ValleyOak3.0 Primary Assembly, whole genome shotgun sequence, one genomic window encodes:
- the LOC115992492 gene encoding ATPase family AAA domain-containing protein At1g05910-like isoform X3, with the protein MAVRTSNRLQRRPKMYRRTYMYYTSNIRKQKSRSKSKTSRTTASEILKMLCVHTTPNNEEDYTESSSGTENEEEEEDLMRPSMTMSHDDDELSSPNRSRKINMEETKPTIPKAMAREEKRLCVVSDDDDEQQGTSTTSVKKKAGQDDDMVHNNNGNDVDNNDIDSDDDKGEVEGEDEGEDAVQGDDEQEGRRRYDLRNCADLKKLSMELEGTSVEKADQYHDMDNIGNDVDYNIDADVDDGQNEDNDKVEGKDDGEEAVQGDVEQEGRRRYNLRNAGIRTLSMELEGTSVEKAGQDHDKVNLGNDVVDNIDAISDDNQNEDDDKGEGEGEDEGEVAVRGDDEQEGRRRYDLQNRAYVQELSMELEVEGEDDEDDGEGEDDGDDEEEGKEEQEGLRRYDLRNRADIRRLSMQEEGKPCPRPIRSPQRVLHQGMGINYKVGRGVRNGSGSRVHKRPAEDSSDDSFLVDELDQGPAVIPSGGGGGGSRSGLPWLLGGLEEMHGTSTVWGLNDVAAYLSGWDHQNQGDAFTAGLSSKVGADIQSLQVDDLSVSFNDIGGLSNYIDALKEMVFFPLLYPDFFASYHITPPRGVLLCGPPGTGKTLIARALACAASKAGQKVSFYMRKGADVLSKWVGEAERQLKLLFEEAQRNQPSIIFFDEIDGLAPVRSIKQEQIHNSIVSTLLALMDGLDSRGQVVLIGATNRIDAIDGALRRPGRFDREFNFPLPGYEARAEILDIHTRKWKHPLSEELKLELAACCVSYCGADLKALCTEAAICAFREKYPQVYTSDDKFVIDVDSVEVEKYHFIEAMSTITPAAHRGAVVHSRPLSSVVVPCLQRHLQKVMNTISDIFLPIAMSSELTKLSMPSYSFAAVYRPRLLIYGGEGTGLDNIGPAILHEMEKFPVHSLGLPSLLSDPSAKTPEEALVHIFGEARRTTPSILYLPQFNLWWDNAHEQLRAVLQTLLEELPSDLPILLLGTSSVPLAKIEDVPSSVFSHRSVYQVSEPATEDKSLFFDHLIKAALSEGMTKKSPKSASQLPELPKAPKLPSGPKVSELKAKIEAEQHALRQLRMCLRDVCNRILYDKRFSAFHYPVLDEDEDAPNNRSIIQNPMDMSTLLQRVDSKQYSTCSTFLQEIDLIVSNAKAYNGNDYNGARIVSRAYELQDAFYFYLRCMGCFHKWTLHWLHTVTRLLPKVVLCICQMIWQVILLLSHHLTLLCSWEVLLAEQVHYFIMSTN; encoded by the exons ATGGCGGTGCGAACGAGCAATAGGCTGCAGAGGCGGCCAAAAATGTACAGAAGGACGTATATGTACTATACAAGTAACATCAGGAAGCAAAAGAGCAGGAGCAAGAGCAAGACCAGCAGGACTACCGCATCTGAGATTCTCAAAATGCTGTGTGTCCACACTACTCCCAATAATGAGGAGGATTACACGGAGAGTTCTTCTGGAAcagagaatgaagaagaagaagaagatttaatGAGACCCTCCATGACTATGAGTCACGATGATGATGAGTTATCATCTCCCAATCGTAGTAGGAAGATTAATATGGAGGAGACTAAACCAACAATACCTAAAGCAATGGCAAGAGAAGAAAAACGGTTGTGTGTAGtgtctgatgatgatgatgagcaGCAAGGTACTTCTACTACTTCAGTAAAGAAGAAGGCTGGTCAAGATGATGACATGGTTCATAATAATAATGGGAATGATGTTGACAATAATGACATTGACTCAGATGATGATAAAGGTGAAGTTGAAGGTGAAGATGAGGGAGAGGATGCAGTCCAAGGTGATGATGAACAAGAGGGAAGGAGGAGATATGATCTCCGAAATTGTGCAGATTTAAAAAAACTGTCTATGGAATTAGAAGGTACTTCAGTAGAGAAGGCTGATCAATATCATGACATGGATAATATTGGGAATGATGTTGACTATAATATTGACGCAGATGTAGATGATGGTCAAAATGAAGACAATGATAAAGTTGAAGGTAAAGACGATGGAGAGGAAGCAGTCCAAGGTGATGTTGAACAAGAGGGAAGGAGGAGATACAATCTCCGAAATGCAGGTATACGAACACTGTCTATGGAGTTAGAAGGTACTTCAGTAGAGAAGGCTGGTCAAGATCATGACAAGGTTAATCTTGGGAATGACGTTGTCGATAATATTGATGCCATCTCAGATGATAATCaaaatgaagatgatgataaaGGTGAAGGTGAAGGTGAAGATGAAGGAGAGGTTGCAGTCCGAGGTGATGATGAACAAGAGGGAAGGAGGAGATATGATCTCCAAAATCGTGCATATGTTCAAGAACTGTCTATGGAATTAGAAGTTGAGGGTgaagatgatgaggatgatggtgaAGGAGAGGACGAtggtgatgatgaagaagagggaaaagaagaacaagaggGATTGAGGAGATATGATTTGCGAAATCGTGCAGATATACGAAGACTGTCTATGCAGGAAGAAGGTAAGCCATGTCCAAGACCAATAAGATCTCCTCAAAGAGTATTACACCAAGGAATGGGAATTAATTATAAGGTTGGTCGGGGTGTAAGGAACGGTAGTGGATCAAGAGTTCATAAGCGTCCAGCTGAAGATTCTTCTGATGATTCTTTTCTTGTGGATGAGCTGGACCAAGGCCCTGCAGTAATTCCCAGCGGTGGGGGAGGTGGTGGGAGCAGATCTGGACTTCCTTGGCTTCTTGGGGGACTAGAAGAGATGCATGGGACAAGTACAGTATGGGGATTGAATGATGTTGCTGCATATTTATCAGGTTGGGATCATCAGAATCAAGGTGATGCTTTTACTGCTGGCCTGAGCTCTAAGGTAGGGGCAGACATTCAATCTTTACAGGTTGATGATCTGAGTGTTAGTTTTAATGATATTGGTGGGCTTTCTAATTATATTGATGCTTTGAAGGAAATGGTTTTCTTTCCCTTATTATATCCAGATTTCTTTGCAAGTTATCACATCACCCCACCAAGAGGAGTATTGTTATGTGGTCCTCCTGGCACTGGGAAAACATTAATTGCAAGAGCATTAGCCTGTGCTGCCTCAAAGGCCGGCCAGAAAGTGAGTTTTTACATGCGTAAGGGAGCTGATGTTCTAAGCAAATGGGTTGGTGAGGCCGAAAGACAATTGAAACTACTTTTTGAGGAAGCACAAAGGAATCAGCCCTCCAtcattttttttgatgaaatagaTGGACTTGCTCCTGTGAGGTCTATCAAACAAGAACAAATTCATAATTCTATTGTGTCTACGTTGCTTGCTTTAATGGATGGTCTTGATTCTCGTGGACAAGTTGTTTTAATTGGAGCAACCAACAGGATTGATGCCATTGATGGAGCCTTGCGACGCCCTGGTCGATTTGATCGTGAATTTAACTTTCCTTTGCCTGGTTATGAGGCACGTGCTGAAATATTGGACATTCACACTCGAAAATGGAAACATCCTCTTTCCGAGGAACTAAAATTGGAACTTGCAGCTTGTTGTGTAAGCTACTGTGGAGCTGATTTAAAAGCTCTGTGCACTGAAGCTGCCATCTGTGCTTTTCGTGAAAAATATCCTCAGGTTTACACTAGTGATGACAAATTTGTGATTGATGTTGATTCAGTAGAGGTTGAGAAGTATCACTTTATTGAGGCCATGTCAACAATTACCCCAGCTGCTCACCGTGGTGCTGTTGTGCACTCTAGGCCACTATCTTCAGTAGTTGTGCCATGTCTACAAAGACATCTTCAGAAAGTCATGAATACTATATCAGATATATTTCTTCCAATTGCAATGTCATCAGAGTTGACCAAGCTTTCTATGCCCTCCTATAGTTTTGCTGCTGTCTATAGGCCCCGACTTCTGATTTATGGTGGTGAAGGTACTGGGCTGGATAATATTGGGCCAGCAATTTTACATGAAATGGAGAAATTTCCTGTTCATTCCCTAGGACTTCCGTCTCTTCTTTCAGATCCTAGTGCAAAGACACCAGAGGAGGCACTAGTACATATATTTGGTGAAGCAAGGAGAACTACTCCATCAATACTCTATTTGCCTCAGTTCAACCTTTGGTGGGATAAT GCACACGAGCAGCTCAGGGCTGTCCTGCAGACTTTGCTGGAAGAACTGCCTTCTGACTTACCTATATTGTTACTTGGAACATCCTCAGTTCCACTTGCTAAAATTGAAGATGTGCCTTCTTCAGTATTTTCTCACCGTTCAGT CTACCAAGTCAGCGAACCAGCCACCGAAGACAAATCATTGTTTTTTGACCACTTAATTAAAGCTGCTTTGTCAGAGGGCATGACAAAAAAATCGCCCAAGTCAGCCTCCCAGCTCCCTGAACTTCCCAAGGCACCAAAATTGCCAAGTGGTCCAAAGGTATCTGAGTTAAAAGCCAAGATAGAAGCTGAGCAGCATGCCCTTCGCCAATTGCGGATGTGCCTTAGAGATGTTTGCAACCGGATTTTATATGATAAACGGTTTAGTGCCTTCCATTATCCAGTcttggatgaggatgaggatgctccAAACAACCGTTCAATCATCCAGAACCCTATGGACATGTCTACTCTACTTCAGCGTGTGGATTCTAAGCAGTATAGTACGTGTTCAACATTCTTGCAAGAAATAGATCTCATTGTATCCAATGCCAAGGCTTACAACGGAAATGATTATAACGGCGCTAGGATTGTTAGTAGAGCTTACGAACTTCAAGATGCA TTTTATTTCTACCTCAGGTGCATGGGATGCTTTCACAAATGGACCCTGCATTGGTTGCATACTGTGACAAGATTGCTGCCCAAGGTGGTCCTGTGCATTTGCCAGATGATATGGCAGGTTATACTTTTACTTTCCCATCATCTAACCCTGTTGTGCAGCTGGGAAGTACTGTTAGCAGAGCAAGTGCACTACTTCATAATGTCCACCAACTAG